A stretch of the Marivirga tractuosa DSM 4126 genome encodes the following:
- a CDS encoding DUF6952 family protein has translation MRLPIIKHVVEFIEKNDEDYVVESMDLLEDLIEAKGIKDEELEVIGELLSNLSGALEVHKDVKSGTPKKEALNGFMQRVMGSIDS, from the coding sequence ATGAGGTTACCAATAATTAAGCACGTAGTAGAGTTTATTGAAAAAAACGATGAAGATTATGTGGTAGAAAGCATGGATCTACTCGAAGATTTGATTGAAGCAAAAGGCATAAAAGATGAGGAGCTGGAAGTAATAGGAGAACTGCTTTCCAATTTATCGGGAGCCTTAGAAGTTCACAAGGATGTGAAGTCCGGCACACCAAAAAAGGAAGCCTTGAATGGTTTTATGCAAAGAGTGATGGGCTCTATTGACAGTTAA
- a CDS encoding NAD(P)/FAD-dependent oxidoreductase produces MDKPNSFKIPNTKQKRIVIIGGGFAGITMAKKFAGQDVQVVLLDRHNYHTFQPLLYQVATAGLEPDSIAGPLRKLLENHKNIFFRMATVSRIDKEDSKVMSNVGELSFDYLIIAAGSKTNFFGQNEKFEKAFPLKQIPQALDFRSHILQNFEEAVLSSDEEKIERLMNIVIVGGGPTGVELAGALGELKKHVLPNDYPDLDFNRLNIYLVEGMDRLLGGMSEFADKKAQKYLKKFEVNVKLNTMVDSYDGEKVVFNNNETIPAATLLWGAGVMGNVIEGLSEQSVKNSRYKVDRYNLVEGTDNIYAVGDIALMETEDFPKGHPMLAPVAMQQGERLSKNILASLKGKEQKPFKYLDKGSMATVGRNKAVVDLPKNLHFGGFFAWFIWMFVHLISIVGFRNKIVILSNWIWNYFTYDRGTRLIIRPFVPKIKSQKDKT; encoded by the coding sequence ATGGATAAGCCAAATTCGTTTAAAATACCTAATACAAAACAAAAGAGAATAGTGATTATTGGCGGAGGGTTCGCAGGAATCACGATGGCCAAAAAGTTTGCAGGTCAGGATGTGCAAGTAGTATTATTGGACAGACACAATTACCATACTTTTCAGCCATTGCTCTACCAAGTTGCAACTGCAGGCTTAGAACCCGATTCAATAGCTGGACCATTGCGAAAGCTGCTTGAAAATCACAAAAATATATTTTTTAGAATGGCTACTGTTTCTAGAATTGATAAGGAGGACAGTAAGGTGATGAGTAATGTAGGTGAATTGTCCTTTGATTATCTGATTATCGCAGCAGGTTCAAAAACAAACTTCTTTGGTCAAAATGAGAAATTTGAAAAGGCATTTCCGCTTAAACAAATCCCGCAAGCATTGGATTTTAGAAGTCATATCTTACAAAATTTTGAGGAGGCGGTATTGAGCTCTGATGAAGAAAAGATAGAACGTCTGATGAATATCGTGATTGTGGGAGGTGGACCAACCGGGGTTGAGTTAGCGGGAGCTTTAGGAGAGCTTAAAAAGCATGTGTTACCAAATGATTATCCTGATTTAGATTTTAATAGGCTAAACATTTATTTGGTTGAGGGAATGGACAGACTTTTAGGAGGGATGTCTGAGTTTGCTGATAAAAAAGCACAAAAATACCTTAAGAAATTTGAAGTAAATGTAAAGCTCAACACCATGGTGGATAGCTATGATGGAGAGAAAGTAGTCTTTAATAATAATGAAACTATTCCTGCTGCTACTCTTCTTTGGGGAGCGGGCGTTATGGGCAATGTAATTGAAGGACTTTCTGAGCAAAGTGTAAAAAACAGCAGGTATAAAGTGGATCGTTATAATTTGGTGGAGGGCACCGATAATATTTATGCTGTTGGAGATATCGCTTTAATGGAAACAGAAGATTTCCCTAAAGGGCATCCTATGCTTGCTCCAGTTGCAATGCAACAAGGAGAAAGACTGTCAAAAAATATTCTAGCCTCTTTAAAAGGAAAAGAACAAAAGCCATTTAAGTATTTAGATAAGGGAAGTATGGCAACTGTAGGACGTAACAAGGCAGTGGTTGACCTACCTAAGAACCTTCATTTTGGAGGCTTTTTTGCCTGGTTCATATGGATGTTTGTTCATTTGATTTCTATAGTTGGCTTTAGAAATAAGATTGTGATTCTCAGCAATTGGATATGGAACTATTTCACTTATGACAGAGGAACGCGTTTAATAATCCGCCCGTTCGTCCCTAAAATAAAAAGCCAGAAAGATAAAACTTAA
- a CDS encoding LytR/AlgR family response regulator transcription factor, which produces MKVLIIDDERLARKELSNLLAEYKDIEILGEAANADEAEEMIDKLSPDLIFLDIQMPGRTGFELLETLEKTPKVIFTTAYDEYALKAFEFNALDYLLKPIEPKRLTESINKIRQEVATKNEQNKNSSQLTVNDQVFVKDGDNCWFVKLKDVRLFESDGNYIKVYFDKNKPMIHKSLNALDEKLDNKHFFRVSRKHIINLEWIDEIETWFNGGLMVKLKGGDKVEVSRRQATKFKDLMSL; this is translated from the coding sequence ATGAAGGTATTAATTATTGATGATGAAAGGTTGGCTCGGAAGGAATTGAGCAATTTGTTAGCAGAATATAAGGATATTGAAATATTAGGTGAAGCAGCCAATGCAGACGAAGCAGAAGAAATGATTGACAAGCTGAGTCCAGATCTTATATTTTTAGATATTCAAATGCCAGGAAGAACGGGTTTTGAGCTATTGGAAACTTTAGAAAAGACTCCAAAGGTTATATTTACTACTGCCTATGATGAATATGCCTTAAAAGCTTTTGAATTCAATGCGTTGGATTATCTCTTAAAACCAATAGAACCCAAAAGATTAACAGAGTCCATCAATAAAATCAGGCAAGAGGTAGCGACTAAAAATGAACAAAACAAAAACAGCAGTCAGCTTACGGTTAATGATCAGGTATTTGTTAAGGATGGCGATAATTGCTGGTTCGTAAAATTGAAGGATGTCCGCTTATTTGAATCAGACGGCAATTATATCAAAGTATATTTTGATAAAAACAAGCCCATGATTCATAAGTCATTAAATGCTTTGGATGAAAAATTAGACAATAAGCATTTTTTCAGAGTGAGCCGAAAGCATATTATCAACTTGGAGTGGATAGATGAAATTGAAACTTGGTTTAATGGCGGCTTAATGGTTAAATTAAAAGGCGGTGATAAGGTAGAAGTAAGCCGTAGACAAGCCACTAAATTTAAAGATTTGATGAGTCTTTAA
- a CDS encoding sensor histidine kinase — MNKKLLYWTLQIVGWSAYGLLNIFLAYFGENLSTQQIIVQLILVPFYICLTHIYRNFIIRNGWLKIIIQKLVVRVIIACFILSIINYGFLFGLSSLLGFLDPAFDLNPRVIFLNILAYLILFFLWSLVYFMYHYVENYNRSLKFDAAMNEIELNNLKSQLNPHFIFNALNSVRALVDEDPAKAKNSITQLSNILRNSLILDKKRLINFNDELNTVIDFLALEKIRYEERLTTEFVIHPESYKYQVPPLMIQTLVENGIKHGISNLTSGGKLSIETQLDDKKCLKISIRNSGNFKLDKRRKHKGFGIENTKQRLKLIFEKEASFSIKNEQEGVVLTTVKIPQISY; from the coding sequence ATGAATAAAAAGTTACTGTATTGGACACTTCAAATTGTTGGTTGGTCTGCCTATGGCTTACTCAATATTTTTTTAGCATACTTTGGAGAAAATCTTTCTACTCAGCAAATAATTGTCCAGCTCATTCTTGTCCCTTTTTATATTTGCCTCACCCATATTTATAGAAACTTTATTATTAGAAACGGTTGGCTGAAAATAATTATTCAAAAACTCGTAGTTAGAGTAATCATTGCATGCTTTATTCTCAGCATTATTAATTACGGGTTTTTATTTGGGCTGTCATCATTACTAGGTTTTCTAGACCCTGCTTTTGATCTTAACCCTAGGGTGATTTTTCTAAATATTCTAGCCTATTTGATCTTGTTCTTTCTTTGGTCATTAGTTTACTTCATGTATCACTATGTTGAGAATTATAATCGCTCGCTCAAATTTGATGCAGCGATGAATGAGATTGAATTGAATAACTTGAAATCACAGCTCAATCCACATTTTATATTTAATGCTTTAAATAGCGTAAGGGCATTGGTGGATGAAGATCCTGCAAAGGCAAAGAATTCTATCACACAATTATCCAACATACTTAGGAACTCTTTAATTTTGGATAAGAAAAGATTGATTAACTTCAATGATGAATTGAATACAGTTATTGACTTTTTGGCATTAGAAAAAATAAGGTATGAGGAGAGGTTAACCACGGAATTTGTAATCCACCCTGAATCTTATAAATATCAAGTTCCTCCTTTAATGATTCAAACTTTGGTAGAAAACGGCATCAAACACGGTATTTCGAATCTAACGTCTGGAGGAAAGCTTTCTATAGAAACGCAGCTGGATGATAAAAAATGTTTGAAGATCTCCATTAGAAATTCAGGCAATTTTAAATTGGATAAAAGAAGAAAGCATAAAGGTTTTGGAATTGAGAATACAAAACAGCGATTAAAGTTAATCTTTGAAAAAGAGGCTTCGTTTAGTATAAAAAATGAACAAGAAGGTGTAGTTTTAACCACTGTTAAAATTCCTCAGATCAGTTATTGA
- a CDS encoding BamA/TamA family outer membrane protein, translated as MYIPAKTNANLIRILQKYLLLSLLYFTGLSISLAQNPVDSLSQQKKLIQDSLIRAGYWEAKVEIDSERNLQVQKGKAFYWKIIKVFEDKLPTEIPLVQNLEGKIANQFLLNRKLNEFIKSNYHENGYPLAKANLSIVDLDKNEVVASIDIESQNFILYDSLDMEGDSQSINIGYLSNLLELNYNEPFNIKSYSSIADKITELDFLSLSSQPGLAFENNKAIIRLTIKEESSNQFDAIIGLVPDGSRTNLTGQVDARLRNLFKRGVGMDVFWQKYSASSQFLNINLQQSYAFRSPMGLNSGFELLQEDSTFLQTDLQFGSHYPLWRSLQIGLSYQRLTNNVLREFSQQEIATLNPLRSSTVNAVLVDLKWKRILTYPQLKDYAFAQLNFSLGQKEITNFSTLPMSWQNVPESSNTFSGGFKVHLQKVLWKRFLIQAVPQYMAVQNPALAQNDLLRLGGLQNLRGFDRNFFYTRYYGLLNLNYRYFLDQKSSFFLLTDVAKLQSNIGWVYAMGAGLDIKSKNGWFRIIYALGEEAGNMPDFSQGKVHFGYIAVF; from the coding sequence ATGTATATACCTGCCAAAACTAATGCAAATCTAATTCGAATTTTACAGAAGTACCTGCTATTGTCTCTTCTATATTTTACAGGCTTGTCAATTTCTTTAGCGCAAAATCCAGTTGATAGCCTCTCTCAACAGAAAAAACTAATTCAAGATTCCTTAATTAGAGCCGGATATTGGGAAGCTAAGGTAGAAATTGATTCTGAGCGAAATCTCCAAGTACAAAAAGGGAAAGCTTTTTACTGGAAAATAATTAAAGTCTTTGAAGACAAGTTGCCTACTGAGATTCCCCTTGTCCAAAATTTGGAAGGCAAGATTGCGAATCAATTTCTTTTAAATAGAAAGCTAAACGAATTTATAAAGTCAAATTACCATGAAAATGGCTATCCTTTGGCAAAAGCCAATTTGTCAATAGTTGATTTAGATAAAAATGAGGTTGTAGCCTCAATTGATATAGAATCACAAAACTTTATCCTCTATGACTCATTAGATATGGAAGGAGACAGCCAGTCAATAAACATAGGCTATTTAAGCAATCTTTTAGAATTGAATTACAATGAACCTTTTAATATAAAGTCATATTCTAGTATTGCTGATAAAATTACCGAATTAGATTTTCTTAGTCTTTCGTCTCAACCGGGATTGGCATTTGAAAATAATAAGGCAATCATTCGTTTAACTATTAAGGAAGAGAGTAGTAATCAGTTTGATGCTATAATCGGCCTGGTGCCCGATGGTTCCCGTACAAATTTAACAGGGCAAGTGGATGCTCGATTGCGGAATCTATTTAAAAGAGGAGTTGGCATGGATGTGTTTTGGCAAAAGTACTCTGCAAGTTCCCAATTTCTTAATATTAACCTGCAGCAATCTTATGCTTTTAGAAGTCCAATGGGTCTTAATTCTGGCTTTGAGCTTTTGCAAGAAGACAGTACCTTTTTACAAACAGATTTACAATTTGGGAGTCATTACCCTTTGTGGCGCTCTTTACAAATAGGATTGTCCTATCAAAGGTTGACTAATAATGTATTAAGAGAATTTTCACAGCAAGAAATTGCAACTTTGAATCCGTTGAGAAGTTCAACAGTCAATGCAGTTTTGGTAGATTTAAAGTGGAAGAGGATTTTAACTTATCCTCAATTGAAAGATTATGCGTTTGCACAACTTAATTTTAGTTTAGGACAGAAGGAAATCACAAATTTTTCAACTTTGCCCATGTCATGGCAGAATGTCCCAGAAAGTAGTAATACTTTCAGCGGAGGATTTAAAGTCCATTTGCAAAAAGTACTATGGAAGAGGTTTTTAATCCAGGCGGTTCCGCAATATATGGCAGTTCAAAATCCAGCACTAGCTCAGAATGACTTATTGAGATTAGGAGGGCTTCAAAATTTGAGAGGTTTCGATAGAAACTTTTTTTATACTCGATATTACGGCTTATTAAATTTGAATTATAGATATTTTTTAGATCAAAAGTCGAGCTTTTTCCTTTTAACTGATGTTGCAAAATTACAATCCAATATTGGGTGGGTTTATGCAATGGGAGCTGGTTTAGATATTAAAAGTAAGAATGGTTGGTTTAGAATAATATATGCCTTGGGAGAGGAAGCAGGAAATATGCCTGATTTTTCACAGGGGAAGGTGCATTTTGGTTATATTGCAGTTTTTTAG
- a CDS encoding glycine--tRNA ligase, which yields MAKKEQTPENTLFRDIIAHAKEYGFVYPSSEIYEGLQAVYDYGPYGAELKKNIKELWWNTMTRFNDDIVGLDSAIFMHPDTWKASGHIESFNDPMIDNKDSKKRYRADVLLEEKAAEYENSGDQEKADTLLKKTGQLLEAEDLEAVRALIIAEDIKCPISGTANWTEVRQFNLMFSTQMGSVSDGSGKIYLRPETAQGIFVNFLNVQKTARMKVPFGIAQIGKAFRNEIVARQFIFRMREFEQMEMQFFVRPGEEMEWYEKWRDMRLKWHKAIGIASEDLRLHEHEKLAHYANAAVDVEYKFPFGFKEVEGIHSRTDFDLKSHQEVSKKKLQYFDPEIGKNYIPYVVETSVGCDRLFLMLFCSAFKNEEVGEGDKIKTRTYLKLHPALAPVKAAILPLTKKDGLPEKGQEIYKSLKGAFNVVYEEAASIGKRYTRQDLIGTPFCIAVDHQTLEDETVTIRHRDSTEQERMPVSELESYIMKSTSFNRIYEQL from the coding sequence ATGGCAAAGAAAGAACAAACCCCCGAAAACACACTTTTTAGAGATATAATTGCTCACGCAAAAGAATATGGTTTTGTATATCCTTCAAGCGAAATTTATGAAGGCCTGCAAGCTGTGTACGATTACGGGCCATATGGAGCAGAATTAAAGAAAAATATCAAAGAGCTTTGGTGGAATACTATGACTCGATTCAATGATGATATTGTTGGCTTAGATTCTGCTATTTTTATGCATCCTGATACATGGAAGGCATCGGGTCACATAGAGAGTTTCAATGACCCCATGATCGACAATAAAGATTCCAAAAAAAGATACAGAGCGGATGTTTTATTGGAAGAAAAAGCAGCCGAATACGAAAATTCTGGAGATCAAGAAAAGGCAGATACCCTATTGAAAAAAACAGGACAATTGCTTGAAGCGGAAGACTTGGAAGCTGTTAGAGCTCTAATTATTGCTGAAGATATCAAATGTCCTATTTCGGGAACAGCCAACTGGACAGAAGTGCGTCAGTTTAATTTAATGTTCTCAACACAAATGGGAAGTGTATCTGATGGTTCAGGGAAAATTTATTTAAGACCTGAAACTGCCCAGGGTATTTTTGTTAATTTCTTAAATGTTCAAAAAACAGCCAGAATGAAAGTCCCTTTTGGAATTGCCCAAATTGGAAAAGCTTTCAGAAATGAAATAGTTGCGCGTCAGTTTATTTTCAGAATGCGTGAGTTTGAGCAAATGGAAATGCAATTTTTCGTACGCCCTGGTGAAGAAATGGAGTGGTATGAGAAATGGAGAGATATGCGCTTAAAATGGCATAAAGCCATAGGCATTGCAAGTGAGGATTTGCGTTTGCATGAGCATGAAAAGCTCGCCCATTATGCAAATGCTGCAGTTGATGTAGAATATAAGTTTCCATTTGGTTTTAAGGAGGTTGAGGGAATTCACAGCCGTACGGATTTTGATTTAAAGAGCCACCAAGAGGTTTCGAAAAAGAAATTACAATATTTCGACCCGGAAATTGGCAAAAATTACATTCCTTATGTCGTGGAAACTTCAGTGGGTTGCGATCGACTGTTTTTAATGTTGTTCTGTAGTGCGTTTAAAAATGAAGAAGTAGGAGAAGGAGATAAAATAAAAACAAGAACCTATTTGAAGCTCCATCCTGCTTTGGCTCCTGTGAAAGCTGCAATTTTGCCCTTAACCAAAAAAGATGGCTTGCCAGAGAAAGGACAGGAGATATACAAATCCTTGAAAGGTGCTTTCAATGTAGTTTATGAAGAAGCAGCATCTATCGGGAAGCGCTATACTCGTCAGGATTTGATCGGAACACCATTTTGTATAGCTGTAGATCATCAGACATTAGAGGATGAGACCGTTACGATTCGACATAGAGATAGTACCGAGCAAGAGAGAATGCCAGTAAGTGAATTAGAATCATATATAATGAAGTCAACTTCTTTTAATAGAATATATGAGCAGTTATAA
- a CDS encoding substrate-binding periplasmic protein has product MKQLLLRSVFIISLLCLGFESQAQFSGDTFAKAKESKTANLTYVYSEAPGFAANIGGEVTGVCVDIMSDFEFFLLDKYGITVNSTIEKQHANNFTDYLGAVKKSSNGVFGLSNTTITAKRKSEYNFSPPYITNIAMLLTNKEVPTLSDITNISDVFAGKTAITIKGTTNEEQIMKIKNKHFPDLKIEYVNYFDEGMVMIGRDENYFINVDFTYYLDALQSNKPIKRHPAGDQTAEEFGILMPKNSDWVKPFNEFLTESYRNSPSYRKIIAKHLGPNALRLLDSVASGN; this is encoded by the coding sequence ATGAAACAGTTACTACTCAGGTCAGTATTTATCATCTCTCTACTTTGCTTAGGGTTCGAATCTCAGGCACAGTTTTCAGGCGATACATTTGCAAAGGCAAAGGAAAGCAAAACGGCTAATTTAACATATGTTTATTCTGAAGCTCCAGGCTTTGCTGCTAACATTGGTGGGGAAGTTACAGGGGTTTGCGTGGACATTATGAGCGATTTTGAATTTTTCCTTTTGGATAAATATGGGATCACCGTCAATTCGACTATTGAAAAGCAACATGCTAATAACTTTACAGATTATTTAGGGGCAGTTAAAAAATCATCAAATGGAGTATTTGGTTTAAGTAATACTACAATTACGGCAAAAAGAAAAAGTGAATATAATTTCAGCCCTCCTTACATTACTAATATAGCTATGCTGTTGACTAATAAAGAGGTTCCTACGCTAAGTGATATTACCAATATTTCAGATGTATTTGCAGGTAAAACAGCTATTACGATAAAAGGAACTACCAATGAAGAGCAGATAATGAAGATTAAAAATAAGCACTTCCCTGATTTAAAAATTGAATATGTTAATTACTTTGATGAAGGTATGGTAATGATTGGTAGGGATGAAAACTATTTTATAAATGTAGATTTCACTTATTATTTAGACGCTCTACAATCTAATAAACCAATTAAGAGACATCCGGCAGGAGATCAAACTGCCGAAGAGTTTGGGATTTTGATGCCAAAAAATAGTGATTGGGTGAAGCCATTTAACGAATTCTTAACCGAATCGTACAGAAATAGCCCTAGCTACAGGAAAATCATTGCAAAGCATTTAGGGCCAAATGCCTTGAGATTATTAGACTCAGTTGCAAGTGGTAATTAA
- a CDS encoding sensor histidine kinase, with product MKKYSFRNIILGRGTHIKSEGDYRKALLVGVCCLILSFISTVNGLLNVFLWDISLTPSFMVGIFGGIFGFLLNRFGKYELAKHSLLLIAIFFVFIFMSNEGKYYGSQLYLFPILVASITLFGYKNVKVWLFYGMIAFACFVISELTAYKIVTVDTINEAKEDKIYFLNYFFTFVGLIVVIYFQVKLQYKSEQKILEQDRKLKESEERFRLAVEGTNAGIWDWENINKDQQWWSPKLYELLGYNPKDFSPGQNAFKNLLAEKSDYPRLVGDFKRHLQNKEPFSVEYKLKCKDGSYRWFQGSGQAKWSSDEKPIRMVGSLVDITEKKVREEEIKEKNQLLEQTNAELDRFVYSVSHDLRAPLNSIQGLINIGDTTDDTQELKQLLGMMKNRVKKLYTFIDEIISFARNTRTEVIKQSVNIRELVSEIFENTQYRELSADIDFRMRIEEDTILKTDKGRLGVILNNLVDNAIKYHRHAHSGKYVAVQTEDLGKEVLVKVVDNGQGIPSEAQPKIFDMFFRASENSKGSGLGLYIVKDMVERLGGSINLESERGEGTTFSIKLPKS from the coding sequence ATGAAAAAATATTCATTTCGAAATATTATACTGGGTCGAGGGACTCACATAAAATCTGAAGGAGATTACCGCAAGGCTTTATTGGTTGGCGTTTGTTGCTTAATTCTATCCTTTATTAGCACCGTCAATGGATTATTGAATGTGTTTTTATGGGATATTTCCTTAACACCATCATTTATGGTGGGGATTTTTGGTGGAATTTTTGGATTCTTGCTAAATCGTTTTGGAAAATATGAATTAGCCAAGCATAGCTTATTACTCATCGCGATATTTTTTGTGTTTATTTTCATGTCCAACGAAGGGAAATATTACGGCTCTCAACTTTACCTTTTCCCTATTTTAGTGGCTTCTATTACCTTGTTTGGATATAAAAACGTAAAAGTTTGGCTTTTTTATGGGATGATTGCTTTTGCTTGTTTTGTGATAAGTGAGTTAACAGCCTACAAGATTGTAACAGTTGATACTATCAATGAAGCTAAAGAGGACAAAATTTACTTCCTTAATTATTTTTTCACTTTCGTGGGGCTAATTGTGGTAATTTACTTCCAGGTGAAACTGCAGTATAAATCTGAACAGAAGATTTTGGAGCAAGACCGTAAATTAAAGGAAAGTGAAGAAAGATTTCGCTTAGCGGTAGAAGGCACCAATGCCGGTATTTGGGATTGGGAAAACATTAATAAAGATCAGCAATGGTGGTCTCCAAAGTTGTATGAGCTATTGGGTTATAACCCAAAAGATTTTTCTCCCGGTCAAAATGCTTTTAAAAATCTTTTGGCAGAGAAATCTGATTATCCTCGATTGGTAGGCGATTTTAAACGTCATCTTCAGAACAAAGAGCCTTTTTCAGTTGAATATAAATTAAAATGTAAAGATGGGAGCTATCGGTGGTTTCAAGGATCGGGGCAAGCCAAATGGTCTAGTGACGAAAAGCCAATAAGAATGGTGGGCTCTTTGGTTGATATCACAGAAAAGAAAGTAAGGGAAGAAGAAATTAAAGAAAAAAATCAGCTGCTGGAGCAAACCAATGCTGAGTTGGATAGATTTGTTTACAGCGTATCTCACGATCTACGTGCACCATTAAATTCCATACAAGGCTTAATCAATATAGGCGATACCACTGATGATACTCAGGAGCTGAAGCAACTGCTTGGCATGATGAAGAATAGAGTAAAAAAGCTTTATACATTTATCGATGAAATCATCAGTTTTGCTCGTAATACTAGAACGGAAGTCATTAAGCAATCGGTAAATATTCGTGAATTGGTGTCCGAAATTTTTGAGAATACGCAGTATCGGGAACTCTCTGCTGATATTGATTTTAGAATGAGAATTGAAGAAGACACTATATTAAAAACTGATAAGGGTAGATTAGGTGTAATTCTTAATAATTTGGTCGATAATGCCATTAAATATCATCGTCATGCTCATTCGGGAAAGTATGTTGCCGTCCAAACCGAAGATTTAGGGAAAGAGGTTTTGGTAAAAGTTGTCGATAATGGTCAAGGGATTCCCAGTGAAGCTCAACCGAAAATTTTTGACATGTTTTTTAGAGCTTCAGAAAATTCTAAAGGATCCGGATTAGGTTTGTATATCGTAAAAGATATGGTAGAACGATTGGGTGGAAGCATAAATCTCGAATCTGAGAGAGGCGAAGGAACTACTTTTAGTATAAAATTGCCGAAATCCTAA
- the hemW gene encoding radical SAM family heme chaperone HemW, which translates to MAGIYIHIPFCKQACFYCDFHFSTNMAIKNEMVEAICKEIELQQDYLKGELVESIYFGGGTPSVLNEGHLKSIFTKLNKHHRISSEAEITFEANPDDITSSKLDELFQNGINRLSVGIQSFDEDVLKWMNRAHNSKQAFQCLEWINESEFNNFSLDLIYGIPISSHETWEKDLRTLVDFQPPHISSYCLTIEPDTVFGRWKQKGKLNEASEDYASEQFYHLAEYLRKANYEHYEVSNFGKAGFHSKHNSSYWQQKPYLGIGPAAHSYDGKNRQFNISNNAKYLSAIQTNEIPAELDLLTAEDRINEYLMTSLRTSIGCNLSFLINELQYDLLKNAKPQIEQWKSSGLCILEDDYLKLTLKGRLLADKLASDLFLVD; encoded by the coding sequence TTGGCAGGTATATACATACATATTCCCTTTTGTAAGCAGGCATGCTTCTACTGTGATTTTCATTTTTCCACCAATATGGCGATTAAAAACGAAATGGTGGAAGCAATCTGCAAAGAAATTGAACTTCAGCAAGATTATCTGAAAGGCGAGCTAGTTGAATCCATCTATTTTGGTGGAGGAACACCCTCTGTTTTGAATGAAGGCCATTTAAAGTCCATCTTTACTAAACTTAATAAGCATCATAGAATTTCTTCAGAAGCTGAAATTACTTTTGAAGCTAATCCTGACGATATCACGTCATCGAAATTAGATGAGCTGTTCCAAAATGGTATTAATCGGTTAAGCGTGGGCATTCAATCTTTTGACGAAGACGTTTTAAAGTGGATGAACAGGGCGCACAATAGCAAACAAGCCTTTCAGTGTTTGGAGTGGATTAATGAAAGTGAATTCAATAATTTCAGTTTGGATTTAATTTATGGGATTCCTATTTCTAGCCATGAGACTTGGGAAAAGGATTTAAGAACATTGGTTGATTTTCAACCTCCTCACATATCATCTTACTGTTTGACCATTGAGCCGGATACTGTTTTTGGAAGATGGAAACAAAAAGGAAAGCTTAACGAAGCATCTGAAGATTATGCCTCTGAGCAATTCTACCATTTAGCTGAATATTTAAGAAAGGCTAATTATGAGCATTATGAAGTCTCCAATTTTGGAAAAGCAGGTTTTCACTCTAAACACAATAGTAGTTATTGGCAGCAAAAGCCTTATTTAGGAATTGGACCTGCCGCTCATTCTTATGATGGGAAAAACAGACAATTCAACATTTCTAATAACGCCAAATATTTAAGCGCTATTCAAACGAATGAAATCCCTGCGGAATTAGATTTGCTTACCGCTGAAGACCGTATCAATGAGTATTTGATGACTTCTTTGAGAACTTCCATTGGTTGCAACCTTTCATTTTTAATAAATGAGCTTCAATATGATTTACTAAAAAATGCAAAACCTCAAATTGAGCAATGGAAAAGCTCCGGGCTTTGCATTTTAGAAGATGATTATTTGAAGCTTACTTTAAAAGGAAGGCTATTAGCTGATAAGTTGGCTTCTGATTTGTTTTTGGTGGATTGA